In Methanofollis fontis, the following proteins share a genomic window:
- a CDS encoding condensation protein: MNRYPAPPFDLFNVYFERIYDPTMHLLLAFDGQIDEEVLRTATLRVIAANPYLGCRFAEGEGMPVWEEIAEEERGRGFVVLPPGAVMPPPPLDVRKGPQVRIGLCREEEGDLVVVTCHHGFCDARGLMDLAREIFAAYREIGNDPDFQPRTTGLYDRSTDPVRSRFSEEECRRAIEEEEPFVDRWRFPVERTGRGTPRIASLTLPPERLGRTRAFGKRYGATVNDVMIAAFFLAFLRIRDDPTDLNAPRSVLTAADLRRHLDGPVPPANLSAAYEVTLTAGAGARLEDVIEQVAAATRHRKAGALGLGCILFYEEIYGGGMERVEAFFEGMMRGYLATGLKNPVFSNLGIIDETEILPLKGKDGKMLDLSDARCLPCICWPYGFLMTLSTFREAMTLVIGYEEGPYSTDTVERFLEYVDEYLP, translated from the coding sequence ATGAACCGCTATCCCGCCCCCCCTTTCGACCTCTTCAACGTGTATTTTGAGCGGATCTACGATCCGACGATGCACCTCCTCCTCGCCTTCGACGGCCAGATCGATGAGGAGGTGCTGCGGACGGCGACGCTCCGCGTGATCGCTGCAAACCCCTATCTCGGCTGCCGTTTCGCCGAAGGGGAGGGGATGCCAGTCTGGGAGGAGATCGCAGAGGAGGAGCGGGGACGGGGCTTTGTGGTCCTCCCTCCCGGCGCCGTCATGCCGCCGCCCCCCCTTGACGTCAGGAAGGGGCCGCAGGTGCGTATCGGGCTCTGCCGGGAGGAGGAGGGCGATCTGGTGGTCGTCACCTGCCACCACGGTTTCTGCGATGCCCGAGGGCTGATGGACCTGGCGCGGGAGATATTCGCCGCCTACCGCGAGATCGGGAATGATCCGGATTTCCAGCCCCGAACGACCGGCCTCTACGATCGGAGCACCGATCCGGTCCGGAGCAGGTTCTCGGAGGAGGAGTGCAGACGGGCCATAGAGGAGGAGGAGCCCTTCGTCGACCGCTGGCGTTTCCCGGTCGAGCGGACCGGACGGGGGACGCCCCGCATCGCCAGCCTGACCCTCCCTCCCGAACGGCTGGGGCGGACGCGGGCGTTCGGCAAAAGATACGGGGCCACCGTGAACGATGTCATGATCGCCGCCTTTTTCCTGGCCTTCCTGCGGATCAGGGACGATCCCACCGACCTGAATGCACCCCGCTCGGTGCTCACCGCCGCCGACCTCCGCCGTCACCTCGACGGCCCGGTCCCGCCCGCCAACCTCTCGGCCGCCTATGAGGTGACCCTGACGGCGGGCGCGGGTGCACGCCTCGAGGATGTGATCGAACAGGTGGCGGCGGCGACCCGGCACCGGAAGGCCGGTGCCCTCGGCCTGGGCTGCATCCTCTTCTACGAAGAGATCTATGGGGGCGGGATGGAGCGGGTGGAGGCGTTCTTCGAGGGGATGATGAGGGGCTATCTGGCGACAGGGCTGAAAAACCCGGTCTTTTCAAACCTCGGGATCATCGATGAGACAGAGATCCTCCCGTTGAAGGGGAAGGACGGGAAGATGCTCGACCTCTCCGATGCACGCTGCCTGCCCTGCATCTGCTGGCCCTACGGTTTCCTGATGACCCTCTCCACCTTCAGGGAGGCGATGACGCTCGTGATCGGCTACGAGGAGGGGCCGTACTCGACGGATACCGTGGAGCGTTTTCTGGAATATGTCGACGAATATCTCCCCTGA
- a CDS encoding RuBisCO large subunit C-terminal-like domain-containing protein has product MEDVTATYYFRPRADTTPEAAAQAIVEEETTGTWTDITTTTEYVRRLDGEVLSLEASGKGFVTRVRYPAEIFEAGNIPQYLSVVAGNLFGLARLEAVRLIDVDFPESLVPFRGPKFGMEGVRRLIGTTERPHVGTIIKPKVGLNPKDTAGVAYHAAVGGVDLIKDDETLTDQTFCRLDERLSAVMERLDEAKEQTGRQVLYAVNISARADEIVERAEHAIDLGANMVMIDVITCGFTALQALAEAQSVRVPIHVHRTMHAAITRNPEHGIAMRPIARIVRMLGGDQLHTGTVSGKMSHDVDELRGDNAALTEPYFGLKPTFPVASGGLHPGKVAAELTNLGTNIVLQAGGGIHGHPDGTEAGARAMRQAVDAFMEGVSADEYAKDHYELKRALERWGNR; this is encoded by the coding sequence ATGGAAGACGTCACTGCAACCTATTATTTCCGCCCGAGGGCCGATACAACACCCGAAGCGGCGGCACAGGCAATCGTCGAGGAGGAGACGACCGGCACCTGGACCGACATCACCACCACGACGGAGTATGTCCGCCGCCTGGACGGCGAGGTGCTCTCCCTGGAGGCCTCGGGGAAGGGTTTCGTCACGCGGGTGCGCTACCCGGCCGAGATCTTCGAGGCCGGGAACATCCCGCAGTACCTCTCGGTGGTGGCGGGCAACCTCTTCGGGCTCGCCCGCCTGGAGGCGGTTCGCCTGATCGACGTCGATTTCCCGGAGAGTCTGGTGCCGTTCAGGGGACCAAAGTTCGGGATGGAGGGCGTGCGAAGGCTGATCGGAACGACGGAGCGCCCGCATGTGGGCACGATCATAAAGCCGAAGGTGGGGCTGAACCCGAAGGATACCGCCGGGGTGGCCTATCACGCCGCCGTCGGCGGTGTCGACCTGATCAAGGACGACGAGACCCTGACCGACCAGACCTTCTGCCGGCTTGACGAGCGCCTTTCGGCGGTGATGGAGCGCCTCGATGAGGCGAAGGAGCAGACCGGGCGGCAGGTGCTGTATGCGGTGAACATCTCGGCGCGGGCCGACGAGATCGTGGAGCGGGCCGAGCACGCCATCGATCTTGGCGCCAATATGGTGATGATCGACGTGATCACCTGCGGTTTCACCGCCCTGCAGGCGCTGGCCGAGGCCCAGTCGGTGCGGGTGCCCATCCATGTCCACCGCACCATGCATGCCGCCATCACCCGGAACCCGGAGCACGGGATTGCAATGCGCCCGATCGCACGCATCGTCCGGATGCTCGGCGGCGACCAGCTCCACACCGGCACGGTCTCCGGGAAGATGAGCCACGACGTCGACGAACTCCGCGGCGACAACGCCGCCCTCACCGAACCGTATTTCGGGCTGAAACCGACCTTCCCGGTGGCGAGTGGCGGGCTGCACCCCGGCAAGGTGGCGGCCGAACTGACGAACCTGGGCACGAACATCGTTCTGCAGGCCGGCGGCGGGATCCACGGTCACCCGGACGGCACCGAGGCCGGCGCCCGGGCGATGCGGCAGGCGGTGGACGCCTTCATGGAGGGTGTCTCGGCCGACGAGTATGCAAAGGACCATTATGAGCTGAAGCGGGCCCTTGAGCGGTGGGGGAACCGCTGA
- a CDS encoding ribose 1,5-bisphosphate isomerase — MLLNDTADQIRSMEIRGAGRIARAAAGALRDYAAGREDQEMSAFRRAMREAAAVLLETRPTAVSLPNAVQYVMRSFAEASTPEEAKAAIRSAADSFILSSHHAVEWIGEIGARHISDGDRILTHCNSEAALACILTAHRQGKEIEVVATEVRPRNQGLLTIRTLNDAGIRTEYIVDSAVRTFINDADLVITGSDAITVNGAVVNKIGTSQIALAAHEARTNMIVAAETYKFAPRTILGERIAIEERGAEEVLDPAIAAGLPNVTVRNPAFDVTPASYVDLIVTEMGAIPPVMACIIIRDHLGWGIEEFHKAFEIDSSTQE, encoded by the coding sequence ATGTTGCTGAATGACACTGCAGACCAGATCCGCTCGATGGAGATCCGGGGCGCCGGACGGATCGCCCGGGCAGCGGCCGGAGCACTGAGGGATTATGCGGCAGGACGTGAAGATCAGGAGATGTCTGCGTTCCGGCGCGCCATGCGCGAGGCAGCCGCCGTCCTCCTCGAGACCCGCCCGACGGCGGTTTCCCTGCCCAATGCCGTGCAGTATGTGATGCGCTCGTTTGCCGAAGCATCGACACCCGAGGAGGCGAAGGCGGCGATCCGATCCGCCGCAGACTCCTTTATCCTCTCGTCCCACCATGCGGTGGAGTGGATCGGCGAGATCGGCGCCCGCCACATCTCGGACGGCGACCGCATCCTCACCCACTGCAACTCCGAGGCGGCCCTCGCCTGCATCCTGACCGCCCACCGGCAGGGGAAGGAGATCGAGGTCGTTGCCACCGAGGTGAGGCCGAGAAACCAGGGGCTCCTGACGATCCGGACGCTGAACGATGCCGGAATCAGGACGGAGTATATTGTCGATTCGGCGGTGCGGACCTTTATCAACGATGCGGACCTGGTGATCACGGGCTCAGACGCCATCACCGTCAACGGGGCCGTGGTGAACAAGATCGGCACGTCGCAGATCGCCCTGGCCGCCCATGAGGCGCGGACGAACATGATTGTGGCCGCCGAGACCTACAAGTTCGCCCCCAGGACGATCCTGGGGGAGCGGATCGCCATCGAGGAGCGCGGGGCGGAGGAGGTGCTCGATCCGGCGATCGCCGCCGGACTGCCGAACGTGACAGTCAGGAACCCCGCCTTCGACGTCACACCGGCGTCGTATGTGGACCTGATCGTGACCGAAATGGGAGCGATTCCGCCGGTGATGGCCTGTATCATCATCAGGGATCACCTGGGATGGGGAATAGAGGAGTTTCACAAGGCATTTGAGATAGACAGCTCAACACAGGAGTGA
- a CDS encoding HAD family hydrolase — protein MTVAVVFDSAGTLLKSYRTARDVVAGKTLSGVETTLLTCMDRSRVLIALHASSRDVIAAPPDEYLSTYLCDRSVGFGISCLRQVIPHERLAEILYSDRRALVGDLQVCIRDVWGTLREESLVVMDSGAILNLSLGGIEFTVTAGGRPFEGAKEAIADLHSMGVATFIASGDRAAKLERIADHLGIPRDQVHGIATPSIKAQIVEDLKRCYGTVVMVGDGINDLQAFRKADISILSEQQSNEKPQELCSAADYIVGNVSEVVPIVRDISGREVVSI, from the coding sequence ATGACCGTAGCCGTGGTATTTGACAGTGCGGGAACACTCCTGAAGAGTTACCGGACCGCTCGCGACGTCGTCGCCGGAAAGACCCTGTCGGGCGTCGAGACAACGCTTCTCACCTGTATGGACCGCTCACGCGTTCTCATCGCCCTGCATGCCTCATCACGGGACGTGATCGCCGCCCCGCCGGACGAATACCTCTCGACGTATCTCTGCGACCGATCGGTGGGGTTCGGGATCTCCTGCCTCAGACAGGTGATCCCGCATGAACGACTGGCAGAGATCCTGTATTCTGACCGGAGGGCCCTGGTGGGGGACCTGCAGGTCTGCATCAGGGATGTCTGGGGGACGCTGCGGGAGGAGTCGCTGGTGGTGATGGACTCCGGCGCCATCCTCAACCTCTCGCTCGGCGGGATCGAGTTCACCGTCACCGCCGGCGGTCGTCCGTTTGAGGGGGCGAAGGAGGCGATCGCCGATCTCCATTCGATGGGGGTGGCCACCTTCATCGCATCGGGCGACCGGGCGGCGAAGCTGGAGCGGATCGCCGATCACCTCGGTATTCCCCGCGATCAGGTGCACGGGATTGCAACGCCCTCGATCAAGGCCCAGATCGTGGAGGACCTGAAACGCTGCTACGGCACGGTGGTGATGGTCGGCGACGGCATCAATGACCTTCAGGCATTCAGAAAAGCTGACATATCCATTCTATCCGAGCAGCAATCGAATGAAAAGCCGCAGGAACTCTGTTCTGCGGCAGATTATATCGTCGGGAATGTCAGTGAGGTCGTACCGATTGTCCGGGATATTTCCGGGCGTGAAGTTGTCTCAATATAA
- the atwA gene encoding methyl coenzyme M reductase system, component A2, whose protein sequence is MTALITVENLCMDFGEKRALNNISFEVAEGEIVGVIGRSGSGKTVLLHLIRGVDQPPTSGRVIYHVAACDGCGWMDVPSAAGKACPKCGHSLSPIDVDFWDPANESLKRRIMTRSAIMFQRTFALYGNDRVIENVMHALEDINYPSSKAVTRAADLLDEVRLSHRMMHIARDLSGGEKQRVVLARQLAKEPFLLFADEPTGTLDPGTANLVHGMLNEAAKKNDMGMMVTSHFSQVIRDVADRAIMLKEGEIEVIGSPDEVIDRFMEGYSDQETYCRAELGANILIARDVIKRYLSVDRGMVKAVNGVSFEVSEKEIFGIIGKSGAGKTTLSRMISGIIEPTSGEMNVRIGEEWVDMTKPGIEFRGRAKGYIGLLHQEYDLFPHRTVLDNLTDAIGLEFPKELAIRKAVITLKMAGFTDEKSREILDRKPGELSEGERHRVALAQVLIREPRIVILDEPTGTMDPITKIDVKHSIMHAREQMDESFIVVSHDMEFVRDICDRIALMRGGKIIALGEPEEVLARLTEEEREIMGKPGA, encoded by the coding sequence ATGACCGCGTTAATCACAGTTGAGAACCTTTGCATGGATTTTGGTGAGAAACGGGCACTCAACAATATCAGTTTTGAAGTTGCAGAGGGCGAGATAGTCGGTGTGATCGGCCGCAGCGGATCAGGGAAGACGGTTCTCCTTCACCTGATCCGTGGCGTCGATCAGCCCCCGACATCCGGAAGAGTCATCTATCATGTGGCGGCCTGCGATGGGTGCGGCTGGATGGATGTCCCGAGTGCAGCAGGGAAGGCGTGCCCGAAATGCGGCCATTCTCTGAGCCCGATCGATGTCGATTTCTGGGATCCGGCAAACGAATCGTTGAAACGGCGAATCATGACGCGATCCGCCATCATGTTCCAGCGGACCTTTGCCCTCTATGGCAACGACCGCGTCATCGAGAACGTCATGCATGCGCTCGAGGACATCAACTATCCCTCGTCGAAGGCCGTCACCCGCGCCGCCGACCTGCTCGATGAGGTGAGGCTCTCACACCGGATGATGCATATCGCCCGCGACCTCTCCGGTGGCGAGAAGCAGCGCGTCGTCCTGGCCCGGCAGCTGGCAAAGGAGCCTTTTCTGCTCTTTGCCGATGAACCCACCGGCACCCTCGATCCCGGCACGGCGAACCTCGTCCACGGCATGCTCAATGAAGCGGCGAAGAAGAACGACATGGGCATGATGGTCACCTCGCACTTCTCGCAGGTGATCCGGGACGTCGCCGACCGTGCGATCATGCTGAAGGAGGGTGAGATCGAGGTGATCGGGTCACCGGACGAGGTGATCGACCGCTTCATGGAGGGCTACAGCGACCAGGAGACCTACTGCCGGGCCGAACTCGGCGCTAACATCCTTATCGCCCGTGACGTGATCAAGCGCTACCTCTCAGTGGACCGGGGCATGGTCAAGGCAGTGAACGGCGTCTCATTCGAGGTCTCCGAGAAGGAGATCTTCGGGATCATCGGGAAGAGCGGAGCCGGCAAGACCACCCTCTCCCGGATGATCTCCGGGATCATCGAACCGACGTCCGGCGAGATGAATGTCCGCATCGGTGAGGAGTGGGTGGATATGACCAAGCCCGGCATTGAGTTCAGGGGGCGGGCCAAGGGCTATATCGGGCTGCTGCACCAGGAGTACGACCTCTTCCCGCACCGCACGGTGCTCGACAACCTCACCGACGCCATCGGACTCGAGTTCCCGAAGGAACTGGCGATCCGGAAGGCGGTGATCACCCTGAAGATGGCGGGCTTCACCGATGAGAAGAGCCGCGAGATCCTGGACCGCAAACCCGGCGAGCTATCCGAGGGCGAGCGTCACCGCGTGGCGCTTGCACAGGTGCTGATCCGGGAGCCCCGTATCGTCATTCTGGACGAACCGACCGGCACGATGGACCCGATCACCAAGATCGATGTCAAGCACTCGATCATGCATGCCCGGGAGCAGATGGACGAGAGCTTTATTGTCGTTTCGCACGATATGGAATTTGTGAGGGACATATGCGACCGGATTGCCCTGATGCGGGGCGGAAAAATCATTGCTCTCGGCGAGCCGGAAGAGGTGCTTGCGCGGCTCACCGAGGAAGAGCGGGAAATTATGGGAAAACCCGGTGCATAA
- the mmp3 gene encoding methyl-coenzyme M reductase-associated protein Mmp3: MRVLLDGRPVEVAAGATLGDILPDMDRTAVVAVIRPATREAARTGHLRLVTTTGEVVIETTPLFSDYCGEEIPSLRDGALSLRWSDRYAAAFGPFPSAVRPDRQPHRYARGDVVVGCAGYDPSRSVLIFVRSDHRADFGAGADGGVIGRLVSGRGVIDRFSAGDHLSGAERVLSWADRSTSFTTADPATPLEEGTEVVSRVEIRAEGYADAGVDTATSRSVEHLLLALERGRFAVGRSGSTFVRDESMVPMEVPAERRRPRREGSVTVRTFGGSRGAIYIYRDDIPSHPGHSLVGQIVHGIEIARLASSGERFSVSVTPPRFDLVGLPLEEARRVAEERGIGIELDGAGEDLIVVGQTPGTTLEALAAGTVTLAVLPAAAVVSISLDDEHAPVTCDIFRRATGLKTHSVGSMPVLFTFEDVALFQPSIKKKVNILPENAPKDLVPAGSLAMTNESRRGAGMVGTRTTDNSEFGPTSEPFEGTNIIGRVLDMEKLRDLEEGATVFVREVPFNG, translated from the coding sequence ATGCGTGTCCTCCTTGACGGCAGGCCGGTGGAGGTCGCCGCAGGGGCGACACTCGGTGATATCCTTCCCGATATGGACAGAACCGCCGTGGTGGCGGTGATCAGGCCAGCCACCCGGGAGGCGGCGCGTACCGGTCACCTCCGCCTGGTCACGACGACCGGTGAGGTGGTGATCGAGACCACTCCTCTTTTTTCAGACTACTGCGGGGAGGAGATCCCCTCCCTCCGGGATGGGGCGCTCTCTCTCCGGTGGAGCGATCGGTATGCCGCCGCCTTCGGCCCATTCCCGTCGGCGGTCCGGCCCGACCGGCAACCGCATCGCTATGCACGGGGCGATGTGGTCGTCGGGTGCGCTGGTTATGACCCCTCGCGGTCCGTTCTGATCTTTGTGCGCAGCGATCACCGGGCAGACTTCGGCGCCGGTGCGGACGGCGGCGTGATCGGGCGCCTGGTCTCTGGCAGAGGTGTGATCGACCGTTTTTCCGCCGGAGATCACCTTTCCGGGGCTGAACGGGTGCTCTCCTGGGCCGACCGCTCCACCTCGTTCACCACCGCCGATCCGGCGACCCCCCTTGAGGAGGGCACCGAGGTCGTGAGCCGCGTGGAGATCCGGGCCGAGGGCTATGCGGACGCTGGAGTGGACACCGCCACCTCCCGAAGCGTCGAACATCTCCTCCTGGCCCTTGAAAGGGGCAGATTCGCTGTCGGCAGGTCCGGGAGCACCTTTGTGAGGGACGAGTCGATGGTGCCGATGGAGGTGCCCGCCGAACGCAGACGCCCCCGACGGGAGGGTTCGGTCACCGTCAGGACGTTCGGAGGTTCACGCGGTGCGATCTACATCTATCGCGATGATATCCCGAGCCATCCGGGGCATTCGCTCGTCGGGCAGATCGTCCACGGGATCGAGATTGCCCGTCTTGCCTCGAGCGGGGAGCGTTTTTCGGTATCGGTCACCCCGCCCCGCTTCGATCTCGTCGGGCTCCCCCTGGAGGAGGCCCGGAGGGTGGCGGAGGAGCGGGGGATCGGGATCGAGCTCGATGGTGCGGGAGAGGACCTGATCGTCGTCGGTCAGACGCCGGGGACGACGCTCGAGGCCCTCGCCGCCGGTACGGTCACACTCGCGGTGCTGCCAGCCGCAGCGGTCGTTTCGATCAGTCTGGACGACGAGCATGCACCGGTCACCTGCGACATCTTCCGCAGAGCGACCGGGCTGAAGACTCATTCGGTCGGTTCGATGCCGGTGCTCTTCACCTTTGAGGATGTTGCTCTTTTCCAGCCTTCAATAAAGAAAAAGGTCAATATTTTGCCGGAAAATGCCCCGAAAGACCTTGTGCCTGCGGGTTCGCTGGCGATGACCAATGAAAGCCGGCGCGGCGCTGGTATGGTCGGCACACGGACAACCGACAATTCCGAGTTCGGGCCGACGTCCGAACCATTTGAGGGCACGAACATCATCGGGAGGGTGCTGGATATGGAGAAGCTCCGGGATCTTGAGGAAGGGGCCACCGTGTTTGTGCGGGAGGTGCCCTTCAATGGCTGA
- a CDS encoding methanogenesis marker 6 protein, translating into MAEYEPQYVGTVTKYVFIDSPLMTPKDLAIHAYEVSEGVMIKETCFGLQVTGTPDEVERLIAEVRALDPTHIFVKDRGFPPGDERRCRANLGGARPGYLGHEFEMRRVRYITKGLEAAAGGAVVPAGTAKRTPLDARKLKEMMEAEEP; encoded by the coding sequence ATGGCTGAGTACGAACCGCAGTATGTCGGGACGGTAACAAAATACGTCTTCATCGATTCGCCGCTGATGACGCCCAAAGACCTGGCGATCCACGCCTATGAGGTCTCTGAGGGCGTGATGATCAAGGAGACCTGCTTTGGCCTCCAGGTGACCGGCACGCCCGATGAGGTGGAGCGCCTGATCGCGGAGGTCCGGGCCCTCGACCCCACCCATATCTTCGTCAAGGACCGGGGGTTCCCCCCCGGTGACGAGCGGCGGTGCCGCGCCAACCTGGGCGGCGCCCGTCCCGGTTATCTCGGTCATGAGTTCGAGATGCGGCGGGTCAGGTATATCACAAAGGGGCTTGAGGCGGCAGCCGGCGGCGCGGTCGTGCCCGCCGGTACGGCAAAGCGTACACCTCTGGACGCCCGAAAACTCAAAGAAATGATGGAAGCAGAGGAGCCGTAA
- a CDS encoding methanogenesis marker 5 protein, with protein sequence MVKVFIYPATSLILSDMVARFGHEPIGSALGIRERIQTPGFESPPLQITPEEPKKGLKWAAVEVPSGVRGRMAIYGPLIEEAEAAIIIREADYAFGCMGCARTNELIQFQLRQSGIPLLDLEYPSSDEDGVAFVAAIREFLAGLGGEEGAA encoded by the coding sequence ATGGTGAAAGTGTTTATCTATCCGGCGACAAGCCTCATCCTCTCCGATATGGTGGCCCGGTTCGGGCATGAGCCCATCGGATCGGCCCTGGGCATCAGGGAACGCATTCAGACGCCTGGATTCGAGAGTCCCCCCCTCCAGATCACCCCCGAAGAGCCGAAGAAAGGGCTGAAATGGGCGGCGGTCGAGGTCCCCTCCGGCGTGCGCGGACGGATGGCGATCTATGGTCCGCTCATCGAAGAGGCGGAGGCGGCGATCATCATTCGCGAGGCGGACTATGCCTTCGGGTGCATGGGCTGCGCCCGCACCAACGAGCTGATCCAGTTCCAGCTCCGCCAGAGCGGGATCCCGCTCCTGGACCTCGAGTACCCGTCGTCAGACGAGGACGGTGTCGCCTTTGTGGCCGCGATCCGCGAGTTTCTTGCGGGTCTCGGCGGTGAGGAGGGGGCCGCATGA
- a CDS encoding methanogenesis marker 15 protein, with amino-acid sequence MTERVRIAQLSCGPEYSGVQKEIAEAAGMVDAEVFFPDIMLDDVRRGFEEFGLDVRSPDLKLAIARAKALVEGRIDADAVFIATCFRCAEAAIVRNELRRYIHENSDLPVVSYSFTERTTAGTLLTRMEALTTIARRRALLAREEQEGITLGIDSGSSTTKAVVMKDNEIVGTGWLPTTEVLKSAAGVVDLALEEAGLRMTDIQAIGTTGYGRYLIGKQFDAQLVQEELTVNSKGAVYLADSQHGPATVIDIGGMDNKAISVQDGIPGTFTMGGICAGASGRFLEMTAKRLGIDITELGPLAMKGMGDRVPMNSYCIVFGTQSLVNALAEGSAREDVAAAACHSVAEQVFEQQLQEVDIKEPVIMVGGTSLIQGLVHAMGQLLQTEIVVPHHSQFIGAVGSALLASGYIREK; translated from the coding sequence ATGACCGAACGGGTCAGGATCGCCCAGCTCTCCTGTGGGCCCGAGTATTCGGGCGTGCAGAAGGAGATCGCCGAGGCCGCCGGTATGGTGGACGCCGAGGTCTTCTTCCCGGACATCATGCTCGACGACGTCAGGCGGGGCTTTGAGGAGTTCGGGCTCGATGTGCGCAGCCCTGACCTCAAGCTGGCGATCGCCAGGGCAAAGGCGCTCGTCGAGGGTCGGATCGATGCGGACGCCGTCTTCATCGCCACCTGCTTCCGCTGTGCCGAGGCGGCGATCGTCAGGAACGAGCTCCGCCGCTACATCCACGAGAACTCCGACCTGCCGGTCGTCTCCTATTCCTTCACCGAACGGACGACCGCCGGCACCCTGCTCACGCGGATGGAGGCGTTGACCACCATCGCCCGCCGCCGCGCCCTCCTTGCCAGGGAGGAGCAGGAGGGGATCACCCTGGGCATCGACTCGGGGTCGTCCACCACAAAGGCGGTGGTGATGAAGGACAACGAGATCGTCGGCACCGGTTGGCTCCCGACGACCGAGGTGCTGAAGAGCGCTGCTGGCGTCGTCGACCTCGCCCTGGAGGAGGCGGGGTTGCGGATGACTGATATCCAGGCGATCGGCACCACCGGATATGGCCGCTATCTCATCGGGAAGCAGTTCGACGCCCAACTCGTGCAGGAAGAGCTGACCGTCAACTCCAAGGGTGCCGTCTATCTTGCCGACAGCCAGCACGGTCCGGCCACGGTCATCGATATCGGTGGGATGGACAACAAGGCGATCTCGGTGCAGGACGGTATTCCCGGCACCTTCACGATGGGCGGCATCTGTGCGGGGGCGTCCGGGCGGTTCCTGGAGATGACGGCAAAACGCCTGGGGATCGACATTACCGAACTCGGTCCGCTGGCGATGAAGGGGATGGGCGACCGGGTGCCGATGAACTCCTACTGCATCGTCTTCGGCACCCAGAGCCTGGTGAACGCCCTTGCCGAGGGAAGCGCCCGCGAGGACGTCGCCGCCGCCGCCTGCCATTCGGTCGCCGAACAGGTGTTTGAACAGCAGCTCCAGGAGGTGGACATCAAGGAGCCCGTGATCATGGTCGGCGGCACCTCCCTCATCCAGGGACTGGTGCATGCCATGGGGCAGCTCCTCCAGACCGAGATCGTGGTCCCGCACCACTCGCAGTTCATCGGGGCGGTCGGGAGCGCCCTTCTGGCATCCGGCTACATCAGGGAGAAGTAG
- a CDS encoding methanogenesis marker 17 protein, with protein MAALEYFRVECAEEKGRDVYEQIANDVLLDFDLVRVVERLQIFIDPKVPIFIAAGTMRQSGGPVRVSDFAEVNADEEGRAVLSIGDETYLAPMLSALWERYGKENVDQPDRFSVVVHLAAGDDPRAIEEIPVADPGEGLYRDLIYALQIIAPEGFKVRREYQKGGVFYYVASENTLPEDVVEAMVAGELKKVGVTL; from the coding sequence ATGGCCGCGCTGGAGTATTTCCGGGTGGAGTGTGCCGAGGAGAAGGGGCGGGATGTCTATGAGCAGATCGCAAACGATGTCCTCCTGGACTTTGACCTGGTCCGGGTCGTCGAGCGCCTGCAGATCTTCATCGACCCGAAGGTCCCGATCTTCATCGCCGCCGGGACGATGCGGCAGAGCGGCGGGCCGGTCAGGGTAAGCGACTTCGCCGAGGTGAACGCCGACGAGGAGGGGCGTGCGGTGCTCTCGATCGGGGACGAGACCTATCTTGCCCCGATGCTCTCTGCCCTCTGGGAGCGTTACGGCAAGGAGAATGTCGATCAGCCCGACCGTTTCTCGGTGGTCGTTCATCTGGCCGCCGGGGATGACCCCCGTGCGATCGAAGAGATCCCGGTTGCCGATCCCGGCGAGGGCCTGTACCGCGACCTGATCTATGCCCTGCAGATCATCGCCCCCGAGGGTTTCAAGGTCCGCCGTGAATACCAGAAGGGCGGGGTGTTTTACTATGTGGCAAGCGAGAACACCCTGCCCGAGGATGTGGTCGAGGCGATGGTGGCAGGGGAGCTGAAAAAGGTGGGGGTGACGCTGTGA